The following DNA comes from Micromonospora chokoriensis.
CCCCGTCCAGAACACGTCGATCGAGTGCGCCTCACCGGGGCGTTGCAGCATCAACTTGCCGTGGCCCCACCAGGAGCGGTGCCCGGCGGTCTCCCACGGGTGCCTGCCGCAGGGGAAGACACCGTCCGTCGGGAAGCCGAACTCGGCACCCGGCGGGAGGTAGAGCGCGAGCAGGTCGGGCGAGTCCTCGACGCAGATCGTCGGGCAGGCGAACCACACCTCGCCGCGCAGCACCTCACGCCGCACCACGGTGTCGCCGGGCGCGAACCGGTCCGCCAGCACTGTCACCTCCGCGCTCTCTCCACCGAGGTCTCAGGCCGGAGCAGCCCTCGGGCAGCCCCGGCCGGTCACGAGTCAGACGGGCTCGATCGTGAGGTCGGTGACCTGGTCGTCCTTGATATCAAACACGAGGGCGAAGGACAGAGGTCCGCCGGGGAAATCACCGTCCCCGGAGGCCACCAGCCGGTCGTCCGCGAACGAGGTCGGCGTGAGCACGACCTTCGGGTTGATCAGGTGCCCCTGGATCCACTCGCGGATCTCGGCCTCGCCGGCCCAGGTCTTCCCGTCATCGCGCACGGTGGCCCCGTCGCCGAAGCGAAAGCCGGTAGCGCTGGGGTTGACCCGAATCTACGGACAGGGTCGATGAGTTGACCTCACGCCATTTTGCTGAACGAACTGCTCGTGTAGGCGGTGGCCTCGTAGGCGGCAGAGTGCGGGCGACCTCCGGTTGGGCCAGGCCCATCGGTGACGCCGTTGCGGCGGAACCATCTTCGTGCGGCCGGCCGAGCTACGAAGACTGCCAGCCAGCCAGGCGAGGCGGGCGAGTGCGCCGCCCCCACCTGGAGCCGGACCGGACGTGCGGAAAATGGAGTCGTCACATGCAGGTGACCGAAGCCTTAGATGCGATCGCGGCACTTATCAGTGCCAGCGAGCACCCCGACATCACGGCGGTAACGCGCTACGGCGGGGACACCAGCCCGGGCAGGCAGTCACCCCCCGGTGTCAAGGTCATCTATCGATCTGGCTCGTCCGCCCTGTTGTGGGCTGCCGAGAAGCCACGCCCTGTTCCGACTCCGGAGCCACTCCCGGCGGAGATGCCCCCGCCTACGCAGCGGGCAACCCGAATGCTCGCGTTCGCCACACAGCTACTCGACTACGCGCGCCCACCCGTCTCCACGACGTGGGAGACGTGCGCGTACCCCGGCGTTCACCTGTCGTCGTCCACGCTACGGATCAACTGCGCGGATGGCACGAAGATCTACCTCCGAGTGACAGTGGCATCCGGCCCCGGCCGTGAACCGGAGGCGGATCCTCACCCGGATTACCGGATTCCCGAAGGAGTCCGTGAATGGCCCCTCAGAGTCACTGTGCCGTCTGCGGCGCAAGGGTAGGCGTCGCGCCCGGCAAGGGCTGTCCGCCGCACCAGGCGATGGGCAGCAGGGGCACTTGCCCCGGGTCGGGACAACCGACCTCCTGACTGAACCACAAAACGGAGGGGGCCCGGTGAAGGCCCCCTCCGTTACGGCTTTCTGGCCTCGCTGCCGTACCTCGTGAGATCTTGGACAGTTTCCGTTCGCACATGACGGAAACTGTCCAAGATCTTTGTCTCCGGGCGGCTGCGGTGGCCGCGATGACCTCGCGTTGAAGGTGTTCAGCGCCCTCAGGCGTCGACGGCCGCCATCACGTCGTCGCTGACGTCGAAGTTCGCGTAGACGTTCTGCACGTCGTCGCAGTCTTCCAGCACGTCGATCAGCTTGAAGACCTTGCGCGCGCCCTCCTCGTCCAGCGGGATGTTCATGCTGGGGATGAGGGAGGACTCGGCCGACTCGTACTCGATGCCGGCGTCCTGCAGGGCGGTGCGGACCGCGATCAGGTCGGTCGGCTCGGACACCACCTCGTACGCCTCACCGAGGTCGTTGACCTCCTCGGCGCCGGCGTCGAGGACGGCCATCATCACGTCGTCCTCGCTGGTGCCCTCCTTGGGGACGATCACCACGCCCTTGCGGGAGAACAGGTACGACACCGAACCGGCGTCGGCCAGCGAGCCGCCGTTGCGGGTCAGCGCGGTGCGCACCTCGGTCGCCGCCCGGTTGCGGTTGTCGGTGAGGCACTCGATCAGCATCGCGACGCCGTTCGGGCCGTACCCCTCGTACATGATCGTCTGCCAGTCGGCGCCGCCGGCCTCCAGGCCGGAGCCGCGCTTGACGGCGCGGTCGATGTTGTCGTTCGGCACCGAGCTCTTCTTCGCCTTCTGGATCGCGTCGAAGAGGGTCGGGTTCCCGGAGGGGTCGCCGCCACCGGTGCGCGCGGCCACCTCGACGTTCTTGATCAGCTTGGCGAACATCTTGCCGCGCTTGGCGTCGATGACGGCCTTCTTGTGCTTGGTCGTCGCCCACTTTGAGTGGCCGGACATCTTCTACCTCCGTCTGTCATTCCACGCCTGCATCGACTGCCGCACCGATGACGCGCCGCATCGGGCGGTCCGGCGGCCGGTCG
Coding sequences within:
- a CDS encoding YebC/PmpR family DNA-binding transcriptional regulator; the encoded protein is MSGHSKWATTKHKKAVIDAKRGKMFAKLIKNVEVAARTGGGDPSGNPTLFDAIQKAKKSSVPNDNIDRAVKRGSGLEAGGADWQTIMYEGYGPNGVAMLIECLTDNRNRAATEVRTALTRNGGSLADAGSVSYLFSRKGVVIVPKEGTSEDDVMMAVLDAGAEEVNDLGEAYEVVSEPTDLIAVRTALQDAGIEYESAESSLIPSMNIPLDEEGARKVFKLIDVLEDCDDVQNVYANFDVSDDVMAAVDA